In the genome of Thermoleophilaceae bacterium, one region contains:
- the ftsH gene encoding ATP-dependent zinc metalloprotease FtsH, whose protein sequence is MADPPARKQPSQEQHKQPWRVEGHKEAQQQPQRGMPPPRSRFWWFVVAALVLNVVLSFALSGKPTVTKVPYTLFYKQVQAGNVSEISSKGQEIQGDFKKAVAYPPGKDAKQITKFQTVRPDFGDDGLTKALLDNNVTVNAHPVQTGTPLWQTIVFGFGPTLLLVGLFIALARRSSAGGMLGSFGRSTAKRYEHSEDRTTFKDVAGIDEAEQELMEVVDFLRNPNRYLKVGGSIPKGVLLAGPPGTGKTLLARAVAGEADVPFFSISASEFIEAIVGVGASRVRDLFRVAKEAAPAIIFIDELDAIGRSRGGGVSFGGNDEREQTLNQILTEMDGFTGAEGVIVLGATNRPEILDQALLRPGRFDRRVFVNPPDKDGREMILRVHTRSVPLADDVDLGQVAASTPGMVGADLRNLVNEAALTAARRDHDRVAAADFSDALEKIVLGTERRITLSPEERERTAYHEAGHAVLGMIEPGADPVRKVSIIPRGQALGVTFQSPESDRYGYGAKYLRGRIVGALGGRAAEQIVYGDVTTGAESDLEQVTAIARQMVGRWGMSDAVGLVSVLPRPGNESPFPAADANAPAESTRELVDAEVRRIVDECYSHALEVLTDNRHRLDSLAHALLERETLDEGDAYAAAGFEERPRAASQPPATVSARDLQ, encoded by the coding sequence ATGGCCGACCCGCCAGCCAGGAAGCAGCCGTCGCAAGAGCAGCACAAGCAGCCCTGGCGCGTCGAGGGCCATAAGGAGGCCCAGCAGCAGCCGCAGCGCGGCATGCCGCCGCCGCGGAGCCGCTTCTGGTGGTTCGTGGTCGCGGCGCTGGTCCTGAACGTCGTCCTCAGCTTCGCGCTGTCGGGGAAGCCGACCGTCACGAAGGTTCCGTACACGCTCTTCTACAAGCAGGTCCAGGCGGGGAACGTCTCCGAGATCAGCTCGAAGGGCCAGGAGATCCAGGGCGACTTCAAGAAGGCGGTGGCCTACCCGCCCGGTAAGGACGCGAAGCAGATCACGAAGTTCCAGACCGTGCGCCCGGACTTCGGCGACGACGGACTCACCAAGGCGCTCCTCGACAACAACGTGACCGTGAATGCCCACCCGGTGCAGACGGGCACGCCGCTCTGGCAGACGATCGTCTTCGGCTTCGGCCCCACGCTGTTACTGGTGGGACTCTTCATCGCGCTCGCTCGGCGGAGCAGCGCCGGCGGGATGCTCGGATCGTTTGGACGCAGCACGGCCAAGCGCTACGAGCACTCTGAGGACCGCACCACCTTCAAGGACGTGGCGGGAATCGACGAGGCGGAGCAGGAGCTGATGGAGGTCGTGGACTTCCTGCGCAATCCGAACCGCTACCTGAAGGTGGGCGGCTCGATCCCGAAGGGCGTGCTGCTGGCCGGACCGCCCGGCACCGGCAAGACCCTGCTCGCGCGCGCCGTGGCCGGCGAGGCCGACGTGCCTTTCTTCTCGATCTCGGCGTCGGAGTTCATCGAGGCGATCGTCGGCGTGGGCGCGAGCCGCGTGCGCGACCTCTTCCGGGTGGCGAAGGAGGCGGCCCCGGCGATCATCTTCATCGACGAGCTCGACGCGATCGGCCGCTCGCGCGGCGGCGGCGTGTCGTTCGGCGGCAACGACGAGCGCGAGCAGACGCTCAACCAGATCCTCACGGAGATGGACGGCTTCACGGGGGCGGAGGGCGTGATCGTGCTCGGCGCGACCAACCGCCCGGAGATCCTCGACCAGGCGCTGCTGCGTCCCGGCCGCTTCGACAGGCGCGTGTTCGTGAACCCGCCCGACAAGGATGGCCGCGAGATGATTCTCAGGGTGCACACGCGATCGGTGCCGCTGGCCGACGACGTGGACCTCGGGCAGGTGGCCGCCAGCACACCGGGCATGGTCGGCGCCGACCTGCGCAACCTCGTGAACGAGGCGGCGCTCACGGCGGCGAGGCGCGACCACGACCGCGTGGCGGCGGCGGACTTCAGCGACGCGCTAGAGAAGATCGTCCTCGGCACCGAGCGGCGCATCACGCTGTCGCCCGAAGAGCGCGAGCGCACCGCGTATCACGAGGCGGGACACGCCGTGCTCGGCATGATCGAGCCAGGAGCGGACCCCGTGCGCAAGGTGTCGATCATCCCGCGCGGGCAGGCGCTGGGCGTGACGTTCCAGAGCCCCGAGTCGGACCGCTACGGCTACGGCGCGAAGTATTTGCGCGGCCGCATCGTTGGCGCACTGGGCGGCCGCGCCGCTGAGCAGATCGTCTACGGCGACGTGACCACCGGCGCGGAGTCCGACCTCGAGCAGGTGACCGCGATAGCTCGCCAGATGGTCGGCCGCTGGGGCATGTCGGACGCCGTGGGGCTCGTGTCAGTGCTGCCGCGGCCGGGGAACGAGAGCCCGTTCCCGGCCGCCGACGCGAACGCGCCGGCGGAGTCCACCCGCGAGCTCGTGGACGCCGAAGTGCGACGCATCGTGGACGAGTGCTACTCGCATGCGCTCGAGGTGCTCACGGACAATCGCCACCGGCTCGACTCCCTAGCCCACGCCCTGCTCGAGCGCGAGACCCTCGACGAGGGTGACGCCTACGCGGCTGCGGGCTTCGAGGAGCGGCCTCGAGCTGCCTCGCAGCCGCCGGCCACCGTGTCGGCGCGGGACCTGCAATAG
- a CDS encoding STAS domain-containing protein, translating to MAERARTRRADGAATSRARAASAGRKRETTDGSVSSAALLRELVAHLRQNRTQLREEWARRIGEAKLLTAMSQEEIFSEATTVYDNYVAVLETGSVEALQDYARNLSERIIPRGVETNEVVGIVLLLRDVLARSLFEKYQSDFDLLNRVLDAYEPAANRIANTVAVSFVQERERIIRQQQEAIRELSTPVLQVRERLLILPIIGVIDSQRARQVTEQLLRGIRTNRAKVVVIDITGVPTIDSTVANHLVQTVEASRLMGASVIITGLSSEIAQTLVTIGVDLSKMNAVGDLQGGIEEAERLLGYEVTKGEEEAVEIR from the coding sequence ATGGCTGAGAGGGCGAGAACGCGGAGGGCTGACGGGGCGGCCACCTCTCGCGCGCGGGCGGCGAGCGCTGGGCGCAAGCGCGAGACCACGGATGGATCGGTATCGAGTGCGGCGCTTCTCCGTGAGCTGGTGGCGCACCTCAGGCAGAACCGCACACAGCTGCGTGAGGAATGGGCCCGCCGCATCGGCGAGGCCAAGCTGCTCACCGCGATGAGCCAGGAGGAGATCTTCTCCGAGGCCACCACGGTGTACGACAACTACGTGGCGGTGCTCGAGACGGGCTCGGTGGAAGCGCTGCAGGACTACGCGCGCAACCTGTCCGAGCGCATCATCCCGCGAGGCGTCGAGACGAACGAAGTGGTGGGCATCGTGCTGCTCCTGCGTGACGTGCTCGCCCGCTCGCTGTTCGAGAAGTACCAGTCGGACTTCGACCTGCTGAACCGCGTGCTCGACGCGTACGAGCCCGCGGCCAACAGGATCGCCAACACCGTGGCGGTGTCGTTCGTGCAGGAGCGCGAGCGGATCATCCGCCAGCAGCAGGAGGCCATCCGGGAGCTCTCCACTCCGGTGCTCCAGGTGCGCGAGCGCCTGTTGATCCTGCCGATCATCGGCGTGATCGACTCGCAGCGCGCACGCCAGGTCACCGAGCAGCTCCTCCGAGGCATCCGCACGAACCGCGCGAAGGTGGTCGTGATCGACATCACCGGCGTGCCGACGATCGACTCGACGGTCGCGAACCACCTCGTGCAGACCGTCGAGGCGTCGCGTCTGATGGGCGCGAGCGTGATCATCACCGGCCTCTCGTCGGAGATCGCACAGACGCTCGTCACGATCGGCGTGGACCTCTCGAAGATGAACGCGGTGGGCGACCTCCAGGGCGGCATCGAAGAGGCCGAGCGGCTGCTCGGTTACGAGGTAACGAAGGGTGAGGAAGAGGCGGTAGAGATCCGCTAG
- a CDS encoding STAS domain-containing protein, giving the protein MAVPILKQGHYLIASIQAALSDSDVLQLQDDLVEQVGRFRSRGIIVDVTALDVMDSFASRSLRGIAHMTRLRGAETVIVGIQPEVAFAMVQLGMSLEDVHTALDLEEGLTFLDTQLKEPGDGDR; this is encoded by the coding sequence ATGGCCGTTCCAATTCTCAAGCAGGGCCACTATCTGATCGCCTCCATCCAGGCGGCGCTCAGCGACAGCGACGTCCTCCAGCTGCAGGACGACCTTGTCGAGCAGGTGGGTCGGTTCCGCTCGCGCGGAATCATCGTGGACGTCACGGCGCTGGACGTGATGGACTCCTTTGCGTCGCGGTCGCTGCGCGGTATCGCCCACATGACGAGACTGCGCGGTGCGGAGACGGTGATTGTGGGCATTCAGCCCGAAGTGGCGTTCGCCATGGTCCAGCTCGGGATGAGCCTGGAGGACGTGCATACCGCTCTTGACCTCGAGGAGGGCCTGACCTTCCTCGACACGCAGTTGAAGGAGCCCGGCGACGGTGACAGATGA
- a CDS encoding anti-sigma regulatory factor — MTDEVRVPVSSDADVVAAREKGRELSAQLGFSSIDLTLIVTAISEVARNILLYAKEGEILLRLDNDDGQRGIVVVARDEGPGIPDLELAMRDSYTTGNGLGLGLPGARRLMDEFEIQSEVAKGTTVVMKKWAPERV; from the coding sequence GTGACAGATGAGGTCCGCGTTCCGGTCAGCTCTGACGCTGACGTCGTAGCGGCACGCGAGAAGGGCCGCGAGCTCTCGGCGCAGCTTGGCTTCTCGAGCATCGACCTGACCCTGATCGTCACCGCCATCTCCGAGGTGGCGCGCAACATCCTGCTGTACGCGAAGGAGGGCGAGATCCTCCTGCGGCTCGACAACGACGACGGCCAGCGCGGCATCGTCGTCGTGGCGCGCGACGAAGGTCCCGGCATCCCCGACCTCGAGCTCGCGATGCGCGACTCGTACACCACCGGCAACGGGCTCGGACTCGGCCTGCCGGGCGCGCGCAGGCTGATGGACGAGTTCGAGATCCAGTCAGAGGTCGCGAAGGGGACTACGGTGGTGATGAAGAAGTGGGCGCCCGAGCGTGTCTGA
- a CDS encoding SpoIIE family protein phosphatase, translating to MSEQVHTPLIDWAVATLALEGEEESGDLHVVAPFSGGVLVGVIDGLGHGPEAAVAARNAAETLLRHPHERVENLLERCHQGLRGTRGAVITLASFSERPETMTWLGVGNIEGTLLRADPGDARPRESVMLMGGVPGHQLPGLRTNKLELSAGDTLILATDGIRGGYLDLVSPSEAPQKLADQLLSDYGKGTDDALVLVARYRGAAA from the coding sequence GTGTCTGAGCAGGTTCACACCCCGCTGATCGACTGGGCCGTGGCCACTCTCGCCCTTGAAGGTGAGGAGGAGTCGGGCGACCTGCACGTGGTCGCGCCGTTCAGCGGCGGAGTGCTCGTCGGCGTGATCGACGGCCTCGGGCACGGACCGGAGGCGGCCGTGGCGGCCAGGAACGCGGCCGAGACGCTCTTGCGGCACCCCCACGAGCGGGTGGAGAATCTGCTCGAGCGCTGTCACCAGGGCCTACGCGGTACGCGCGGCGCGGTGATCACGCTCGCCTCTTTCAGCGAGCGCCCGGAGACGATGACGTGGCTGGGGGTGGGGAACATCGAGGGGACCCTGCTGAGAGCCGATCCCGGCGATGCCCGGCCCCGCGAGAGCGTGATGCTCATGGGCGGGGTGCCCGGTCACCAGCTGCCCGGGCTGCGCACGAACAAGCTTGAGCTGTCCGCCGGAGACACCCTGATCCTCGCGACGGACGGGATTCGCGGCGGCTACCTCGACCTCGTGTCGCCGAGCGAGGCACCGCAGAAGCTGGCCGACCAGCTCCTCTCCGACTACGGAAAGGGCACCGACGATGCGCTCGTCCTCGTCGCCCGTTACAGGGGAGCCGCGGCATGA
- a CDS encoding SpoIIE family protein phosphatase, which produces MTSVRESFREAYAAAFQDYVSGQAGEHGLERAYELGRQAVSEGLGMLDLTAVHHEVLAEALALASSTEEHQRASRAATEFAMESLSTFEMAQRGFREAQEAVRLEQQHAGQLRALADAALEITAARTIEELAELAATHALEIVGAGRAAASLRAGDGGSIINNTIAQVDGPIQRTERRGMPPLHEWVCAGGEIVRLDGVELEAHPSWSRQDPPDGTASWLAMPLIDRTGRNIGLFHLSDKRDGAFSQNDEAILVQLAQIFSVAIENLGLYEHEHEIAQTLQRSLLPPSLPEVPGVALAARFRPAGAGDEVGGDFYDIFEMGSNRWGIAVGDVCGKGAAAATVTALARYTLRATALHERDPSRILDVLNQALMRHAPDQRFCTLVYAALEPERGTLEIASGGHPPPLLLRGAEVETLGSSGTILGIMDDPPLDNRPITLEPGDTVVFYTDGVTDAHAPERLISHEQLAAALAECEGQSPAEIANHIESVALGGIDAPPRDDIAIVVLALESGARSGHVEAAGTVELTLELPPTAESAGAAREALAPLGERVDPARLETIRLLVTELITNSVKHGERGDAPVKVKVTLEHGAVRVEVSDGGPGFDPPPRPDEPIVAPSGWGLYLVDRLADRWGVDSAGTSGVWFEIGWSDRPSN; this is translated from the coding sequence ATGACGAGCGTCCGCGAGAGCTTCCGTGAGGCTTACGCGGCCGCATTTCAGGATTACGTCAGCGGCCAGGCCGGCGAGCACGGGCTCGAGCGCGCCTACGAGCTGGGGCGCCAGGCGGTGAGCGAGGGCCTCGGCATGCTCGACCTCACCGCCGTCCATCACGAGGTGCTGGCCGAGGCGTTGGCGCTCGCATCCTCCACCGAGGAGCACCAGCGGGCTTCCAGGGCCGCGACCGAGTTCGCGATGGAGAGCCTCTCGACCTTCGAGATGGCGCAGCGCGGATTCCGGGAGGCCCAGGAGGCGGTGCGGCTCGAGCAGCAGCATGCGGGGCAGCTGCGAGCGCTGGCGGACGCCGCGCTCGAGATCACCGCCGCCCGAACCATCGAGGAGCTCGCCGAGCTTGCCGCGACCCACGCGCTCGAGATCGTGGGGGCGGGCCGCGCCGCCGCAAGCCTGCGGGCCGGCGACGGCGGGAGCATCATCAACAACACGATCGCCCAGGTGGACGGTCCCATACAGCGCACCGAGCGTCGCGGCATGCCGCCGCTGCACGAGTGGGTGTGCGCAGGCGGCGAGATCGTGCGGCTCGACGGCGTGGAGCTCGAGGCGCACCCATCGTGGTCGCGCCAGGACCCGCCCGACGGGACGGCGAGCTGGCTGGCGATGCCGCTCATCGACCGGACCGGGCGCAACATCGGCCTCTTCCACCTGTCCGACAAGCGCGACGGCGCCTTCAGCCAGAACGACGAGGCCATCCTCGTGCAGCTCGCCCAGATCTTCTCGGTCGCAATCGAGAACCTGGGGCTGTACGAGCACGAGCACGAGATCGCGCAGACGCTCCAGCGCAGCCTGCTGCCGCCGAGCCTCCCGGAGGTGCCGGGCGTCGCGCTCGCGGCCCGCTTCCGGCCCGCGGGGGCCGGCGACGAGGTGGGCGGCGACTTCTACGACATCTTCGAGATGGGCAGCAACCGCTGGGGCATTGCGGTTGGCGACGTGTGCGGGAAGGGAGCGGCGGCAGCCACGGTCACCGCGCTCGCGCGCTACACGCTGCGCGCCACCGCGCTCCACGAGCGCGACCCCAGCCGGATCCTCGACGTGCTCAATCAGGCGCTCATGCGGCACGCGCCGGACCAGCGCTTCTGCACGCTTGTGTACGCCGCGCTCGAGCCGGAGCGGGGCACCCTGGAGATCGCCAGCGGTGGCCACCCACCGCCGCTCCTCCTGCGCGGCGCGGAGGTCGAGACGCTCGGCAGCTCGGGCACGATCCTCGGGATCATGGACGACCCGCCTCTCGACAACCGCCCGATCACGCTCGAGCCGGGCGACACGGTCGTCTTCTACACCGACGGAGTGACCGACGCGCACGCTCCCGAGCGCCTCATCTCCCACGAGCAGCTCGCGGCCGCGCTGGCGGAGTGCGAGGGACAGTCGCCCGCCGAGATCGCGAACCACATCGAGTCGGTGGCCCTCGGCGGCATCGACGCGCCCCCTCGCGACGACATCGCGATCGTGGTGCTGGCACTCGAGAGCGGCGCGCGCAGCGGTCACGTGGAGGCCGCCGGCACCGTCGAGCTCACACTCGAGCTGCCGCCCACCGCGGAGTCGGCGGGCGCCGCGCGCGAGGCGCTGGCGCCGCTCGGCGAGCGGGTCGATCCGGCCCGGCTCGAGACGATCCGCCTGCTGGTCACCGAGCTGATCACGAACAGCGTCAAGCACGGCGAGCGCGGCGACGCGCCGGTGAAGGTCAAGGTCACCCTCGAGCACGGCGCGGTGCGCGTGGAGGTGAGCGACGGCGGCCCGGGCTTCGACCCTCCGCCGCGCCCGGACGAGCCGATCGTGGCCCCGTCCGGGTGGGGCCTCTACCTCGTCGACCGGCTGGCGGACCGCTGGGGCGTGGACAGCGCGGGCACTTCGGGCGTCTGGTTCGAGATCGGCTGGTCCGACCGGCCGTCGAATTAG
- a CDS encoding DivIVA domain-containing protein — protein sequence MDLDRHYIERKDFTVARRGYDQEEVDLHLRQLADAISELKAQLKATPAGVAGAAAEQVRQIVEAAEESAAQIEERANAEARRVTDDASRRARETRERADQEAAEQLQRVQETAAKMLDRAAALERDLDTLVQGIHDGAAGLVDRMRSGAGDLEGELGSIRQELLTVRPAAEPEPEPELAPATEQFDTNGGEPAAASVPEPEPEPEPQTLAEAMEEESAAEEAEIPTPAAPQSGATSVAGSGPEGARLVALNMALNGTPREEAARYLADNFQLEDQEAILDDVYSRVGGRA from the coding sequence GTGGATCTGGATCGTCACTACATCGAGCGCAAGGACTTCACGGTTGCGCGCCGTGGCTATGACCAGGAGGAGGTCGACCTTCACCTGCGCCAGCTCGCCGACGCGATCTCCGAGCTCAAGGCTCAGCTCAAGGCCACGCCCGCCGGAGTCGCCGGAGCGGCCGCGGAGCAGGTACGTCAGATCGTGGAGGCCGCCGAGGAGAGCGCCGCTCAGATCGAGGAACGGGCGAACGCCGAGGCGCGCCGCGTGACCGACGACGCCTCCCGGCGTGCTCGCGAGACGCGGGAGCGCGCGGACCAGGAAGCAGCAGAGCAGCTGCAGCGCGTGCAGGAGACCGCCGCGAAGATGCTGGATCGCGCGGCGGCGCTCGAGCGGGATCTCGACACGCTCGTGCAGGGCATCCACGACGGCGCCGCAGGGCTGGTCGACCGCATGCGCAGCGGCGCCGGTGACCTCGAGGGCGAGCTCGGCTCGATCCGGCAGGAGCTGCTGACGGTGCGGCCCGCTGCGGAGCCCGAGCCCGAGCCCGAGCTGGCGCCCGCCACCGAGCAGTTCGACACGAATGGGGGCGAGCCCGCAGCGGCGTCCGTGCCGGAGCCGGAACCCGAGCCCGAGCCGCAGACGCTGGCCGAGGCGATGGAAGAGGAGTCAGCCGCCGAAGAGGCGGAGATACCCACGCCAGCCGCGCCACAGAGCGGCGCCACGAGCGTGGCCGGCTCAGGCCCAGAGGGTGCCAGGCTCGTCGCCCTGAATATGGCTCTCAACGGCACGCCACGCGAGGAGGCGGCCCGCTACCTGGCGGACAACTTCCAGCTCGAGGACCAGGAGGCGATCCTGGACGACGTCTACTCGCGGGTAGGCGGCCGGGCCTAG